The following nucleotide sequence is from Cicer arietinum cultivar CDC Frontier isolate Library 1 chromosome 2, Cicar.CDCFrontier_v2.0, whole genome shotgun sequence.
TTCgtgttaaaaattaatttagcaTATTTACctaaaaaatacttttgaaCAATTCatgtaaaaaatacttttgaaCAATTCATGTAATGCAGATAGGGATGGAAATAGGCTAGACCGTCCGTCAGGAACCTATGGTCTGGCCTGGcttggcctatttaataaaaaggctaggcttAGGCCAAATAGGtcatattatttcctattttaaattctatgaattaagcaattactcagtaagcattccatattcagtagttgttccatattcggtagcattccatatttggtagttgttcaattagtcaatcactcagtagtcttccatatttgtttaaaaggtaataatgagtatgtttgtttcagaaaaaaaaaaaaaaaaatctattatttgacacaaaaatttattttttagggtttaaaagatgtttgtttcatattttttaaaaattattttaaataggcttccaggccaggccaggccagacttttaaaaaggtcaggtcagaccgaaaaaaaagcctatgataggccgtaggccagacttaagcctaaaaaataaatcgtaggccaAGCTccggcctttcaaagcctgaccTGGCCTATTTCCACCCCTAAATGCATACAGGCATATGCAAGagatttaataataaaaaatgtttcatGGACACCCACTTTTTCATGCACCCGAGACACCTAGTTAATCACGTGTAAAAATATGGTTAATTCAGTTGAGTATATGGTTAATTCAATTATGCTATAAGTTGTGGTTAGTTCATGTAGTTGGATTAACCCTACTTTCGAGTGTAATTGAACTAATCATCTATTCGACTgaattaaccatattttttAACGTGATTAACTAGGTGTCGTGATGGGCGTTCGTGTATCATTACCGTTTAATAATACATTGCGGTCACCGAGCGAGAATGTATTTACCTTTCATTTGTTTGTTGATTGTTTGTTGAAGCTTTTTCATTCTTCATGATCATATGGAACGATTTAGACTTGTCCTCCTCAACCATTTCGCGCAGTATATCATCTTCAATCTTCTCAGCTTGCCAACGAGAAGGGTCCTCGACAAACGCCTCGCTGAAAATCATGCTCGACACCCGAACCCGTCACCAACAGCTGATACACATAAACCATTTTTTGCTGACCCGGACGAAAGGCGCGTGCAATAGCTTGCTTTGTTTTTGAAGGGTTCCACTCCGAGTCCAACATGATCACTCGAGAAGCCGCTGTCAAACTAATGCCTTCAGCACAAGCTGTAATTGAAGCAAGGAGTATCTTCGATACACCACCGGGCTCCTCGAACTTATCCATCACTCTTCCACGTTCGAAGAGCTCGAGTTCACCTGTTAGTACTAAAACTTCGCGACCCTTTTGCCATCCAAAGTACTTCTCAAAATATTCTTGAAATAATCTTACAGGAGCAATGTTGTGGCAAAAGATAAGAACTTTCTCCTTCTTGACGACGCGGTAAATAAGGCTCAAAACAAATCTTACTTTTGACCCTATTTTCAAATCAAACTTGTATTTATCAAGATCGCTCAATTGCTCctttgttaaaaacttttgaGCACATACCGCTGTTTTGACCAACCAAGGATGTATCGATCCAAGAGTTATTAAAAGCTCTAACTCGAGAGGGTATCCGCTACACTTTGACATGTCACTGTGAAGTTTCTTCAGAATCTCATGCTGTATATCAGTTGTATTCATTAGCAATGTATAAATTTGTAAACCAGGTAAACCGTCGGAACTTCCACCTTCATAAACATCAATGAAACCGTTTGTCACATTTCTCAACATGTTTAGACCTTGCATCCTTTCATCACTATCATttgagtcaattttctttgcAATTTTATCTAAGAAGAATTTTCTAGCTCGTGCCTCGATTAAATATTGCGCCTTTTCCGCTCCTTTTCTTTCTGCTCCTTTCCTTTTCCTCCGGTATTTCGGGTCTAAAAATTTCAATACTTCATGAGCAAACTTGGGTCTTGCCAAGCAGAGAGTGTTGAAGTATTCAcagaaattattttgaaacaaagtACCGGAAAGTAATATTCTCAATTCCGTCTGTACTTTCATCAAAACTTTTCTCAACCTCGATTTTGTGCTTCTCGGATTGTGACCTTCATCGAGTACAAGCAGTCCAGGACTTTCCCTCAACACTTTAGCCATAAACTTTCTATGTGCAAACTTCGAATTCTCTCGCATCAACGTTAAAAATGAAGTGTAACCCATGATTAGAACACTAGGTTGTGAATGCCATTTTTGTATCTTCTCGAGGCAATCCAAAACATGCTTGACATCATCTGTAGGCTTGGGAACTCCGGGAAGAACCGCCACTGAGTTCTGCCTGAATACCCTATAGGTTCTCCGACCGTGAATCAAATACACCGGTATAGGAATCTCCCACTTGATAAATTCTTTATACCAAGTATAGAGCGTAGTTTTCGGAGCAAGAACTAGAGGTCTTTTCCCAGGAAATAACTTCAAGTAGCTAACAAGAAAAGCGATGATGAGAAAAGTTTTTCCGGCTCCAGGAGTATGAGATATCACGCAGCCACCTGTATTTTTGGATTGTGATTCGATTAGTCCCGGATTTGTAGACCCTGCAACATTCTGCCAAAGAAACTCAAAAGCTTTCTTTTGGTGCACATGTAACTTATGTCTGAGTTCAGGAATTAATGACCAAACGCTGTCGTTCTCTTCAGATATTGGTTCGTCCGGAGAAGCGTCGGTCGGGAAAAAATGGAAATCATCGTCTTCATCAACTTTCGTGGCCTCTTTATTTTCTACCTCATACTGCTTCTCCTCTTGGCGCCACACTGAATTTTCAACCTGCGAATATCAACAAGGTTATCAGATACCGACCGAAGAAATAttctataacaaaaaaataggaGATTGTGGTTAACATCCACAACCAAAAGCATGCATATTCCTTCTAAAATCggttttttctttataagtTTTAAACTCAACTTACAAAGGGTGGATCGATATATCTGATTTCGGTGGTCACAAAGCCACATTTAAGGCAGTATATTCCAATTTCTTCATCCAATCTATTTTCATGTTCACAAACTTCTTTCGATTTTTCCAGAGTCTCGGTAGAAACCTGATTAAATGATGGAactaattagataaaaaaaaaacacagaacaaaaacaaaaggaaaaaagaagggAAAACAATGGCCAAGTGATTACACCTCATTGTCGTCAAAATAACTTGATGCAAGTGACACTTCCAGTTCCTTCCACAACGTTTCTTCTTCAGCTCTTTTCTCCTCATCCTCATCATGGCAATTCTCGGTTTCCTGATTTTGTCCAAAACTGCTTGTTGTGTTGCATTCCTTCCACTGATCAGTAATAGGCGGTTCTTCTTTGACTGGCATTGTATTAATATTCGATAAGTACGAATTTATCAAATCCTTGTATGCAGCTGCATTCAAAGTTCTGTCTTTATAATTGTAAGTTCTTCCTTCGCCATTGTTTCGATTTCTCAAATACGTCGAACGGTATTTCCCCTCCCGAAACCCtctttttgcttttatttttatccCTTCCCATCTATTTCCAAGATCCATATCCTCAATGCCGCCTAAACTTTTCTTTTGTAACTTAGGGGAGCCATAACTATATGGACATCTTGAAGAAACATCGCCGCTCCTTTCAGCATTGTCTGACTTCACAGGAAAATCTAACAAAGGAATGTTTTTGCTCTTTGGTTTTGGACTATTAATCAGATGACAATATTTCGAAGAAATTTCAGTAGACTCGTGTTCGTAACTTCTAGTAACCTTGTCATTTACACCACAATGTTCAACAGCTATTGGATCATCAACGTGATCGGGAAGAGGAATGATGGCGAGTGGATTATGTTCATTTTGATCAACATCACGAGACTTCACCTCTCGTGTTTTAGACCTTCTATTGTACACTAAAAGCTCCCGGCACGCATTCGGTTTGTTGGTCTTCTGACGTTTGTGAGCAGCATCCTTTTCTAGACTGTATTGTTGCAAACGAAACAAGCAGGATAACGGCAACAACATTTCGTCTTCTTTGCTTGTATCTATTCTAACCGGAGGCCTGTTTCTAAAGGAACCAACATCCAACGCTTTAACTTCGCAACCAAGGTAACGCTCAGGCTGTACATGTCGGCGTTTGGAACGTCGTAAGCCGTCAACATTAAAAGATGACGATGCTTCATCCGCACAGGATTCAAGTGCACGGTCGTCTCTCTTGGTCGAGCTAGCTATAGCAACTTGAGAAACAAAGGGTACAAACGAGCCATTGTCTAGTTTGAAACTCACAACATCAATTTGAGACTCTGTGCTTGATGATGAGCTAGTAGTACGACCTCCCGAAAGTTGATACACCATCTTGTTTTCAACAGATCTTACACAGAACGAAACCTTCTTGATAACTGATGCAGCAACTAACCATGAAATATCGGATAAAAATTTTCCCAAAAGCAATTTAGTGTGCGGTAATGAAGTACAGTCTTCGGATGAAGCCCACCGGTAATGCTTATTTTCACAAGGATTATGTTCAATTCTTTGGAGGATTGAGATCTGATTGAGTCCATATACTTTGATCTCCTTATCAAGAGTTCTCATCTCTAAGCCAAGTGAACCTTGATCAACATAGATGTTGACGAAAAACTGACACGTGCACTCGGATTCATGCGGCTTCCTTTGTATAGAACTTATTCTAGCATCAACCCAAAcctataattaaaaacaaaatctaaCTTATATGACTTCATAATTGTGTTGCAAATGTTACTACTACAAGGAAATTCAAGAAACtcgattaaaaaaaagtaacaagtttaaaatttatcttaaaagTGACGCTTACAGGTTCAATATTTAAACCAAGTGAATCATTGGCTCGACGACGAGGGGCTGAAAGCACGCATATGTCGATTCCAGGACGTAAAAAACAAGAGCAATCAGATATAATAGCTTTCCTTGACCTTATTCGAATGTCTGATAAGGTACCTTTGTCCATAACCATATGGTGATTATCTATGAAATGCATGGTTATAGTTCCTGAATTGACTTTTATGAACTCCACAGGATGCCATGATCTAGAGTTAACTGCTTCAAAAGCTGTTTAGAAGGAAAACTATGAGGAATTAGTCAAtaggttaaaaaaataatctttacTAAAGAATGTGAATATATGATCATGTAAAATTGTATGCAATCAAGTTTGCCTTGTAGATTAATACTCTCCATGTTCTTTTACTTTGATTAAGGCAAGGATATTATTCCTTATAGTATTGTAGAATTAGaatcaataatatttcattAGTATTCGTTCTGTTCAACGATTTTCGTTTATTTGTCATGCATAGTGATCAAGTTTTTTAGTAACCATGTTATTGATGTGAAGTATCAACCAGCTTTGTCAATGACTAATCTCCGTAGGGGAACCTGGATTACCACCTTTAGTTAGGTCTGTCATTCCAACCACATTTTATCCATCTACAAGGCTCGAACTCAAGACCTCATAGTCCAATTCCATAGAGACAAATGTATGTCCGTATACATAGTGATCAATTGATTAAAAAGAAAGAGGAAAAGGCTTACGGTGAGCATTGAATGGATTCTTGGATTGATTTAGATGCCTTTTTCTGCTCATCATTGTTTGCAACTGCTAATTGACTTGCCAATGTTGTATGTGAGCAACTTCAGCAGGTGATTAAGCACACAAACTTCCACTTATAATCAAGGCTTCAttcacaaacaaataaaaaatttaagtaatCAATCATTGATACAAAAATGCAATGGATATACATAGATCATGTCATAACAAATATCCTTTcataaactaaaaaatgtttcatgtcatatcttctttttttgCCTCCAAATGATTATGTAAggaaaattaagaataaaatgaTGTACTTCATACATATGAAAAGGGCATGACTTTATGTATGTCACAAGtaagaaaaacaaaactatGTTTATCTGTTTTATTTCCACCTAAAACCCAAACTTATGAATCATAGTTCAAATCATGTTGTTGATGAGGAACTCATTGatgaataatatataattatctaTACCAACATTGTTTGAGCCCTAAGATTGTTCCTGCCTTGGCGAACATGAAGACCTAATTCACATAAACTTTTATGTAATGAAAAAAACATCCTAAAAAAGGAAAGTACAGTCGATTATCAAGTGCTGTGTAGGTTAGCAAAAATCAAACACATTCATA
It contains:
- the LOC101508296 gene encoding LOW QUALITY PROTEIN: SNF2 domain-containing protein CLASSY 1-like (The sequence of the model RefSeq protein was modified relative to this genomic sequence to represent the inferred CDS: inserted 2 bases in 1 codon) → MMSRKRHLNQSKNPFNAHPFEAVNSRSWHPVEFIKVNSGTITMHFIDNHHMVMDKGTLSDIRIRSRKAIISDCSCFLRPGIDICVLSAPRRRANDSLGLNIEPVWVDARISSIQRKPHESECTCQFFVNIYVDQGSLGLEMRTLDKEIKVYGLNQISILQRIEHNPCENKHYRWASSEDCTSLPHTKLLLGKFLSDISWLVAASVIKKVSFCVRSVENKMVYQLSGGRTTSSSSSTESQIDVVSFKLDNGSFVPFVSQVAIASSTKRDDRALESCADEASSSFNVDGLRRSKRRHVQPERYLGCEVKALDVGSFRNRPPVRIDTSKEDEMLLPLSCLFRLQQYSLEKDAAHKRQKTNKPNACRELLVYNRRSKTREVKSRDVDQNEHNPLAIIPLPDHVDDPIAVEHCGVNDKVTRSYEHESTEISSKYCHLINSPKPKSKNIPLLDFPVKSDNAERSGDVSSRCPYSYGSPKLQKKSLGGIEDMDLGNRWEGIKIKAKRGFREGKYRSTYLRNRNNGEGRTYNYKDRTLNAAAYKDLINSYLSNINTMPVKEEPPITDQWKECNTTSSFGQNQETENCHDEDEEKRAEEETLWKELEVSLASSYFDDNEVSTETLEKSKEVCEHENRLDEEIGIYCLKCGFVTTEIRYIDPPFVENSVWRQEEKQYEVENKEATKVDEDDDFHFFPTDASPDEPISEENDSVWSLIPELRHKLHVHQKKAFEFLWQNVAGSTNPGLIESQSKNTGGCVISHTPGAGKTFLIIAFLVSYLKLFPGKRPLVLAPKTTLYTWYKEFIKWEIPIPVYLIHGRRTYRVFRQNSVAVLPGVPKPTDDVKHVLDCLEKIQKWHSQPSVLIMGYTSFLTLMRENSKFAHRKFMAKVLRESPGLLVLDEGHNPRSTKSRLRKVLMKVQTELRILLSGTLFQNNFCEYFNTLCLARPKFAHEVLKFLDPKYRRKRKGAERKGAEKAQYLIEARARKFFLDKIAKKIDSNDSDERMQGLNMLRNVTNGFIDVYEGGSSDGLPGLQIYTLLMNTTDIQHEILKKLHSDMSKCSGYPLELELLITLGSIHPWLVKTAVCAQKFLTKEQLSDLDKYKFDLKIGSKVRFVLSLIYRVVKKEKVLIFCHNIAPVRLFQEYFEKYFGWQKGREVLVLTGELELFERGRVMDKFEEPGGVSKILLASITACAEGISLTAASRVIMLDSEWNPSKTKQAIARAFRPGQQKMVYVYQLLVTGSXVSSMIFSEAFVEDPSRWQAEKIEDDILREMVEEDKSKSFHMIMKNEKASTNNQQTNESTGLSEA